One Frankia alni ACN14a DNA window includes the following coding sequences:
- a CDS encoding mycofactocin-coupled SDR family oxidoreductase translates to MSGRLEGKVAFITGAARGQGRSHAVRLAQEGADIIAIDIVEQIESNPYPLSTPEDLAETVTLVEKLGRRIIATKADVRERDQLREAVNKGVAELGRLDIVVANAGILPMAMGDPQATDFIDAVDVDLIGVMNAVAVSVPHLPDRSSIIVTGSTAAMMPNTTDNPAMGPGSAGYGWAKKILIGYVEEMALHLAPKFIRVNAIHPTNVNTHLLHNDGLYAQFRPDLENPTREDVEPAFVTFQAMPIPYVEPVDISNLVLFLASDESRYITGQQIRVDAGSLLKFPNGPTG, encoded by the coding sequence ATGTCAGGTCGCCTCGAGGGCAAGGTCGCCTTCATCACGGGCGCGGCGCGCGGGCAGGGCCGCAGCCACGCGGTTCGCCTGGCGCAGGAGGGCGCCGACATCATCGCCATCGACATCGTCGAGCAGATCGAGTCGAACCCCTACCCGCTGTCCACCCCGGAGGACCTCGCCGAGACCGTCACCCTGGTCGAGAAGCTCGGCCGGCGCATCATCGCCACCAAGGCCGACGTCCGCGAGCGCGACCAGCTCCGCGAGGCCGTCAACAAGGGCGTCGCCGAGCTCGGCCGCCTCGACATCGTCGTCGCGAACGCCGGCATCCTGCCGATGGCGATGGGCGACCCTCAGGCGACCGACTTCATCGACGCCGTCGACGTCGACCTCATCGGCGTGATGAACGCCGTCGCGGTCAGCGTCCCGCACCTGCCGGATCGCAGCTCCATCATCGTCACCGGCTCGACCGCGGCCATGATGCCCAACACCACCGACAACCCCGCGATGGGACCGGGCAGCGCCGGCTACGGCTGGGCGAAGAAGATCCTCATCGGCTATGTCGAGGAGATGGCGCTCCACCTGGCCCCGAAGTTCATCCGGGTCAACGCCATCCACCCGACCAACGTCAACACCCACCTGCTCCACAACGACGGGCTGTACGCGCAGTTCCGGCCGGACCTGGAGAACCCGACCCGGGAAGACGTCGAGCCCGCGTTCGTCACGTTCCAGGCGATGCCGATCCCCTACGTCGAGCCGGTCGACATCTCCAACCTGGTGCTGTTCCTCGCCTCCGACGAGTCCCGGTACATCACCGGCCAGCAGATCCGGGTCGACGCCGGCTCCCTGCTCAAGTTCCCGAACGGCCCCACGGGCTGA
- a CDS encoding HNH endonuclease signature motif containing protein, producing the protein MNTHGPSPGRDTAPTPVPAPGLTATSDPESDAGPAPTFGLDPRGCPRLLTALSELDELVGQAVDMPGWSLSDGDLDSAVLDCSALLARLAALRLGLINELHGRGSAQREGATSTAALLRARLRIRPGEAQRLLGLALAVDGDLTATGTALTAGTISIDQAFAIHAALRALPRGADLTRRREAEALLLRCADTFDPADLALLGRHIRERLTDVDTSPGGDSPDPADDSNSDEGGSSDDDDGGDHNPGGGDAGGGNAGGGADGDDPTSRRHLSITDLADGMTRITGELDAEGAALLRTALDSLAAPSPAVDGTPDPRSPARRRGDALVELLHRALDASSVPVSGGVRPHLTVTVPWATLVGRGGPAAATSWGQPLPRSVLRRLSCDAEVSRIVLNADSVPLDVGRTQRTVPADLRRALVARDRCCAFPGCSRPPSWCQAHHIRHWTDDGTTCLDNLVLVCGWHHRFLHHHGWTVRLGADRRPEFLPPVWVDPTQTPRRNPYTRPLEALLSRPADR; encoded by the coding sequence ATGAACACGCACGGCCCCAGCCCCGGCCGCGACACCGCTCCCACCCCAGTCCCCGCCCCCGGACTCACTGCCACTTCCGATCCTGAATCCGACGCCGGCCCGGCTCCCACCTTCGGCCTCGACCCGAGGGGTTGTCCACGGCTGCTTACAGCGCTGTCCGAGCTCGACGAGCTGGTCGGACAGGCGGTGGACATGCCCGGCTGGTCCCTGTCCGATGGCGACCTGGACAGCGCGGTGCTGGACTGCTCGGCGTTGCTGGCCCGGCTCGCCGCGCTGCGTCTGGGGTTGATCAATGAGCTGCACGGCCGCGGCAGCGCCCAACGCGAGGGTGCCACCAGCACGGCCGCGTTACTCCGCGCCCGGCTGCGGATCCGCCCCGGCGAGGCCCAGCGGCTGCTCGGTCTCGCCCTGGCAGTCGACGGCGATCTCACCGCCACCGGCACCGCCCTGACCGCCGGCACCATCAGCATCGACCAGGCCTTCGCGATCCACGCGGCGCTGCGCGCCCTCCCCCGCGGGGCGGACCTCACCAGGCGGCGTGAAGCCGAAGCACTCCTGCTCCGCTGCGCGGACACCTTCGATCCCGCCGATCTCGCCCTCCTCGGCCGCCACATCCGCGAGCGGCTCACCGACGTCGACACCAGCCCCGGTGGCGACAGCCCCGACCCCGCCGACGACAGCAACAGCGACGAGGGCGGCAGCAGCGACGACGACGACGGAGGTGATCACAATCCCGGCGGTGGCGACGCCGGCGGGGGCAACGCGGGCGGTGGTGCTGACGGCGACGATCCGACGTCGCGCCGCCACCTGTCGATCACCGACCTGGCCGACGGGATGACCCGGATCACCGGCGAACTTGACGCCGAGGGCGCCGCTCTTCTGCGCACCGCCCTCGACAGCCTCGCCGCCCCCAGCCCCGCCGTCGACGGCACCCCCGATCCCCGCAGCCCCGCCCGCCGCCGAGGCGACGCTCTCGTCGAGCTTCTGCACCGCGCCCTCGACGCCTCATCGGTACCCGTCTCCGGCGGTGTGCGCCCCCACCTGACCGTCACCGTCCCCTGGGCGACGCTGGTCGGCCGGGGCGGGCCTGCCGCGGCCACGAGCTGGGGCCAGCCGCTACCACGCTCCGTGCTACGCCGGCTGTCCTGCGATGCCGAAGTCAGCCGCATCGTGCTCAATGCGGACAGCGTTCCCCTCGACGTCGGCCGGACGCAGCGCACCGTCCCGGCCGACCTGCGCCGCGCCCTGGTCGCTCGCGACCGTTGCTGCGCGTTTCCCGGTTGCAGCAGGCCGCCGAGCTGGTGCCAGGCGCACCACATCCGGCACTGGACCGACGACGGAACCACCTGCCTGGACAACCTCGTGCTCGTCTGCGGTTGGCACCACCGTTTCCTCCACCACCACGGCTGGACCGTCCGGCTTGGCGCGGACCGCCGACCGGAGTTCCTCCCGCCCGTCTGGGTCGACCCCACCCAGACACCCCGCCGAAACCCCTACACCCGGCCCCTCGAAGCCCTCCTCAGCCGCCCGGCAGACCGGTGA
- a CDS encoding alpha/beta hydrolase domain-containing protein: MTVMARWRTRRRRIATTTVAALLTVTAAGVAQLATDSAAQAATPSAASPTVTGPVTGGKGVPVVGATAFDLGKVGYRQSEYFLAGSATAYQASGTLGSDGKWTVTPAATAPYTTRIVVNRPADAKKFNGTVVVEWLNVSAGYDGAPDWTAAHNQLIRDGYAWVGVSAQAVGLNATKNADPDRYQALSHPGDSYSYDIFSQTGQAVRKSAATVLGGLKPKKVLGDGESQSAFRLTTYVNAIHPLVNVYDGYLLHSRAGTASALSQAPERPDIAAPAVVRIRPDLAVPVLTFQTETDLPTGLLGYVDARQDDTNRFRLWEVAGTAHADAYTIGIGATDVGDGQGSVAAFNALRNPPTGAAGFSCAKPINAGEQQYVLQTAFSQLNRWVTTGQAPSKAPRLQIANNAYVLDANGNVKGGIRTPAVDAPVAKLSGLGQDTGSSPFCALFGTTVPFTPAQLHALYPSHDAFVAAWMKAATSAVNAGFILPADAKPLVAAAASSTVPE; the protein is encoded by the coding sequence ATGACAGTGATGGCCAGGTGGCGGACCCGCCGCCGACGGATCGCGACGACAACGGTGGCCGCGCTGCTGACCGTGACCGCCGCCGGGGTGGCCCAGCTCGCGACCGACTCGGCCGCCCAGGCCGCCACCCCCTCGGCAGCCAGCCCCACCGTGACCGGGCCCGTCACCGGCGGTAAGGGCGTCCCCGTGGTGGGAGCCACCGCCTTCGACTTAGGCAAGGTCGGGTACCGGCAGTCCGAGTACTTCCTCGCCGGCTCCGCGACCGCCTACCAGGCGTCGGGCACGCTGGGGTCGGACGGCAAGTGGACCGTGACCCCGGCCGCCACGGCGCCTTACACGACCCGGATCGTGGTCAACCGCCCGGCCGACGCGAAGAAGTTCAACGGCACCGTCGTCGTGGAATGGCTCAACGTCTCCGCCGGCTACGACGGAGCCCCGGACTGGACCGCCGCGCACAACCAGCTCATCCGGGACGGCTACGCCTGGGTCGGGGTGTCCGCGCAGGCGGTCGGGCTCAACGCCACCAAGAACGCCGACCCGGACCGCTACCAGGCGCTGTCCCACCCCGGTGACAGCTACTCGTACGACATCTTCTCCCAGACCGGTCAGGCAGTGCGGAAGTCGGCCGCAACGGTCCTCGGAGGGCTGAAGCCGAAGAAGGTGCTCGGCGACGGTGAGTCGCAGTCGGCCTTCCGGCTGACGACCTACGTCAACGCCATCCACCCGCTCGTCAACGTCTACGACGGGTACCTGCTGCACAGCCGCGCCGGCACCGCGAGCGCGCTGTCCCAGGCCCCGGAGCGTCCCGACATCGCCGCGCCGGCCGTCGTCCGGATCCGACCCGATCTCGCCGTCCCGGTCCTGACCTTCCAGACGGAGACGGACCTGCCGACCGGCCTGCTCGGCTACGTCGACGCCCGCCAGGACGACACCAACCGGTTCCGCCTGTGGGAGGTTGCGGGGACCGCCCACGCCGACGCCTACACCATCGGCATCGGGGCTACGGACGTCGGCGACGGGCAGGGCAGCGTCGCGGCGTTCAACGCGCTGCGTAACCCGCCGACCGGGGCCGCTGGCTTCTCCTGCGCCAAGCCGATCAACGCTGGCGAGCAGCAGTACGTCCTGCAGACCGCGTTCTCGCAGCTCAACCGGTGGGTTACTACCGGGCAGGCGCCGTCGAAGGCACCGCGGCTGCAGATCGCGAACAACGCCTACGTCCTCGACGCCAACGGTAATGTGAAGGGCGGCATCCGCACCCCCGCGGTCGACGCCCCGGTGGCGAAGCTGTCCGGGCTCGGCCAGGACACCGGTTCCTCTCCCTTCTGCGCCCTGTTCGGCACCACCGTCCCGTTCACCCCGGCGCAGCTCCACGCCCTCTACCCGTCCCACGACGCCTTCGTCGCCGCCTGGATGAAGGCCGCGACCAGCGCCGTGAACGCCGGCTTCATCCTGCCGGCCGACGCGAAGC